GCGGCTGGGCGACTCGGCATGCGTCCTGGATGGGCCTGATTGGGCTGCTGGGGGCAACGCAGGAGACGCTGGCCGGTGACTACGATGGTTCACCTCAGGTCGCCGAATTTGTCGGTGAAATGACCCGCGACTATGGTTTCGCCGGTGAGCAACTGATGGGCGTGTTCCGCGAAGCCCAGCGCAAGCAGGCGATCCTCGACGCCATTTCCCGCCCCGCCGAACGTGTGAAGCAATGGAAGGACTATCGCCCGATGTTCCTCACCGATGCCCGCGTGGCCCGTGGCGTGGACTTCTGGCGCCAGCATGAAGCCGCCCTGACCCGCGCCGAGCAGGAATACGGTGTGCCGGCCCAGGTGATTGTGTCGATCATCGGCATCGAGACCTTTTACGGGCGTAATACCGGCAGCTACCGGGTGGTCGACGCCTTGTCGACCCTGGGCTTCGATTACCCGCCGCGTGCCGAGTTCTTCCGCAAGGAGCTGCGCGAATTCCTGCTGCTGGCCCGCGAAGAGCAGGTCGACCCGCTGACGCTCAAGGGCTCGTATGCCGGCGCGATGGGCTTGCCGCAATTCATGCCGAGCAGCTTTCGCGCCTACGCGGTGGATTTCGACAACGACGGCCACATCAATATCTGGAGTAACCCCGACGATGCCATCGGCAGCGTGGCCAGCTACTTCAAGCGCCACGGCTGGGTTGCCGGCGAACCGGTGGTGGTGCGGGCGGACGTCAGCGGGGAGCGCGCCGACGAGGGCCTGACCCAGGGCATCGAGCCGGCCAGAACGGTCGGGGAGTTGCGGGCGCTGGGTTGGTCGAGTCAGAATGCGCCCCACGACGACATGCCGGTAACGGCGTTTCGCCTGGAAGGCGAAAACGGCCCTGAATACTGGATGGGCCTGAAGAATTTCTACGCAATCACGCGTTATAACCGCAGTGTGATGTACGCCATGGCCGTGCATCAGCTGTCAGACATGCTGGTCCAAGCACGGGGCAACAAGTAATGCGGGCATCGCCGTTCAATAAACCGCTCAAGCTGGTGGCGTTCACCGCGTTGTCCTTGCTGGTTGTCAGCTGTTCCACCTCCACCAGTCGCGGTCCGGCGCAGAAGTCCGGCGGCACTGTTGTCCGGTCTCAGCCTGGCCTGGACATCAACCGCGCGCACAAAGACGGTGCGCCGTGGTGGGATGTGGATGTGTCGAAGATTCCCGACGCCACACCGACCCTGCACACCGGTGCCTACAAGGCCAACCCTTACACAGTGCTGGGCAAGACCTACTTTCCGCTGCAGGACTCCAAGACCTACGTGCAGTCCGGCACGGCGTCCTGGTACGGCACCAAGTTCCATGGCCAGAACACCGCCAATGGCGAAGTGTATGACCTGTACGGCATGAGCGCAGCCCACAAGACCCTGCCGTTGCCAAGCTATGTACGCGTGACCAACCTGGACAACCACCGCACGGTGATCCTGCGGGTCAATGACCGTGGGCCGTTCTATTCGGATCGCATCATCGACTTGTCCTACGCCGCCGCCAAAAAGCTCGGCTACGCCGAAACCGGCACCGCGCGGGTCAAGGTCGAAGGCATCGACCCCGCGCAGTACTGGGCCCAGCGCGGCAAGCCGGCGCCGTTGATGCTCAACGAGCCGCAGACCCCGCAACCGCAGATCACCGCGTCGGCGGGCAAGGTCGAACAGTGGACGCCGCCGCCGCAACAGCATGCCCCGGACACCGTGGCCGTGCCTCAGGCCGCGCCGGGTGCCTCTCTGGCGGGCGGGCAATACCTGCAGGTCGGCGCTTTTGCCAACCCGGATGCGGCGGAACTGTTAAGGTCCAAGCTCAGCAGCATGGTCAATGCGCCGGTGTTCATCAGCTCTATCGTGCGCAACCAGCAGACCCTGCACCGCGTGCGAATGGGCCCGATCGGCTCGCCGAGCGAGGTTGCACAAGTGCAGAACAGCGTGCGTCTGGCCAACCTGGGGCAACCCAGCCTGGTCACCGCCGAGTAAGCAGTAATGGATTGATGGTTCAGGCGCGTACGCGGGCCTGGGCCCTGGTTGTTGGCTCGTTTGAACAATAAAAACCCGGGAGCAAGGGGTGAGCGGGCAACCGAACACGCGACAGTCTGGTAGCGGGCTGTCTGAATAAGTTTTGCCCGCGAGGGCAAGTTTCCATAAGCAATTTCGAGAGACGGATGAACATCACCACCTTAGCCAAACGCACGTGCCTGCTTATCTCGCTGATCATCACCCCGGCCGCCTGGGCGGTTGAAATGGTGCCGGCTTCACCGCAACTGGCCGCCAAGGCCTGGGTGCTCATGGATGCCGCCAGCGGCAACGTGCTGGTCGAGAACAACGGTGACCAGCGCCTGCCGCCGGCCAGCCTGACCAAGCTGATGACCGCCTATATCGCGACCCTGGAAATCCGTCGCGGCCAGATCGGCGAAAACGATCCGGTGACCGTCAGCGAAAACGCCTGGCGTACCGGCGGTTCGCGGATGTTCATCAAGGTGGGCTCGCAGGTCACCGTGAGCGACCTGCTGCACGGCATCATCATCCAGTCCGGCAACGACGCCAGCGTCGCCCTGGCCGAGCATATCGCCGGCAGCGAAGACGCGTTCGCCGACATGATGAACAAAACCGTGGCCGACCTGGGCATGACCAACAGCCACTTCATGAACCCGACCGGCCTGCCGAACCCAGAGCACTACTCGTCGGCTCATGACATGGCGATCCTGGCGCGCGCGATCATCCGCGTCGACCCGGTGCACTACGCGATCTACTCCCAGAAGGAGTTCTTCTGGAACAACATCAAGCAGCCTAACCGCAACCTGCTGCTGTGGCGCGACAAGACCGTCGACGGTCTGAAAACCGGCCACACCGAAGAGGCCGGCTACTGCATGGTGTCCTCGGCGGTACGTGACGGCCAGCGCCTGATCGCCGTGGTGTTCGGTACCAACAGCGAACAGGCCCGTGCGGCCGAGACACAGAAACTGCTGACCTATGGCTTCCGTTTCTTCGAAACCCAGACCTTCTACCAGAAGGGTGCTGAGCTGGCGACCGCGCCGGTGTGGAAAGGCGCGACCTCCCAGGTCAAGGCCGGCCTGGCCGAAGACCTGACCCTGACCATGCCTAAAGGCCAGCTGAAAAAGCTCGCTGCCAGCATGACCATGAACCCGCAATTGGTTGCGCCGATCGCCAAGGGCGACGTGATCGGTAAAGTCGAAGTGAAACTGGACGACAAGGTGGTGCACAGCGCCGACCTGATCGCGCTGGACGCCGTCGACGAAGGTGGTATCTTCCGCCGCGTGTGGGATAGCATCCGTCTATTCTTCTACGGCTTGTTCAACTGATTGTGTGCACCTGCAAAGCCCCGCGTTGATAAGACGCGGGGCTTTGCCGTCGCCACGGCTTACCGCTTACGAGGCTGTTCTGCCATGACCGATAAAGAAGTAAAGGCGCCCAAGATCGAGTTCCCGGTGACGGATTATCCCGTCAAGGTGATCAGCGATACCGGTGTTGGCAACAAAGACAAGATCCTCGACATCGTGCGTAAACACGCCACGATCAACGACAACCGTGTGGACGAACGCTCCAGTACCAACGGTAAATAC
The sequence above is drawn from the Pseudomonas quebecensis genome and encodes:
- the mltB gene encoding lytic murein transglycosylase B gives rise to the protein MQVMRGWATRHASWMGLIGLLGATQETLAGDYDGSPQVAEFVGEMTRDYGFAGEQLMGVFREAQRKQAILDAISRPAERVKQWKDYRPMFLTDARVARGVDFWRQHEAALTRAEQEYGVPAQVIVSIIGIETFYGRNTGSYRVVDALSTLGFDYPPRAEFFRKELREFLLLAREEQVDPLTLKGSYAGAMGLPQFMPSSFRAYAVDFDNDGHINIWSNPDDAIGSVASYFKRHGWVAGEPVVVRADVSGERADEGLTQGIEPARTVGELRALGWSSQNAPHDDMPVTAFRLEGENGPEYWMGLKNFYAITRYNRSVMYAMAVHQLSDMLVQARGNK
- a CDS encoding septal ring lytic transglycosylase RlpA family protein, with amino-acid sequence MRASPFNKPLKLVAFTALSLLVVSCSTSTSRGPAQKSGGTVVRSQPGLDINRAHKDGAPWWDVDVSKIPDATPTLHTGAYKANPYTVLGKTYFPLQDSKTYVQSGTASWYGTKFHGQNTANGEVYDLYGMSAAHKTLPLPSYVRVTNLDNHRTVILRVNDRGPFYSDRIIDLSYAAAKKLGYAETGTARVKVEGIDPAQYWAQRGKPAPLMLNEPQTPQPQITASAGKVEQWTPPPQQHAPDTVAVPQAAPGASLAGGQYLQVGAFANPDAAELLRSKLSSMVNAPVFISSIVRNQQTLHRVRMGPIGSPSEVAQVQNSVRLANLGQPSLVTAE
- a CDS encoding D-alanyl-D-alanine carboxypeptidase family protein is translated as MNITTLAKRTCLLISLIITPAAWAVEMVPASPQLAAKAWVLMDAASGNVLVENNGDQRLPPASLTKLMTAYIATLEIRRGQIGENDPVTVSENAWRTGGSRMFIKVGSQVTVSDLLHGIIIQSGNDASVALAEHIAGSEDAFADMMNKTVADLGMTNSHFMNPTGLPNPEHYSSAHDMAILARAIIRVDPVHYAIYSQKEFFWNNIKQPNRNLLLWRDKTVDGLKTGHTEEAGYCMVSSAVRDGQRLIAVVFGTNSEQARAAETQKLLTYGFRFFETQTFYQKGAELATAPVWKGATSQVKAGLAEDLTLTMPKGQLKKLAASMTMNPQLVAPIAKGDVIGKVEVKLDDKVVHSADLIALDAVDEGGIFRRVWDSIRLFFYGLFN
- a CDS encoding DUF493 domain-containing protein, which translates into the protein MTDKEVKAPKIEFPVTDYPVKVISDTGVGNKDKILDIVRKHATINDNRVDERSSTNGKYTTIQLHIVATDQDQLYNINSELRATGFVHMVL